The following are encoded together in the Vidua macroura isolate BioBank_ID:100142 chromosome 6, ASM2450914v1, whole genome shotgun sequence genome:
- the F2 gene encoding prothrombin, with protein MAQTKTSILRGLLFSSLLHLTLSHAGVFLEKGQALSLLKRHRRANKGFLEEMLKGNLERECLEETCSYEEAFEALESTDQTDTFWSKYQVCQGLGKSRTILDACLEGNCALGLGQNYRGTISQTKSGIECQVWTSKYPHIPKFNATIYPNLIENYCRNPDNNSEGPWCYTRNPTVEREACPVPVCGEDRTTVPFTPPAVEPAPVEPCEPEKGMLYTGTLSVTVSGAKCLPWNSEKAKEVLHGKQTDPEVELQENYCRNPDRDDEGAWCVTDQSPYFDYCDLHYCDSSLEDENQESEGISGRSTTHKEFKTFFDEKTFGSGEADCGTRPLFEKKKITDKSERELLDSYTGRVVGGDDAEVGSSPWQVMLYKKSPQELLCGASLISDSWILTAAHCLFYPPWDKNLSTSDILVRIGKHVRAKYEKNKEKIALLDKIIIHPKYNWKENMDRDIALMHLKRPISFSDYIHPVCLPTKEVVQRLMLAGYKGRVTGWGNLKETWATSPSNLPTVLQQVNLPIVDQSTCKASTRVKVTDNMFCAGYSPDALKRGDACEGDSGGPFVMKNPDDNRWYQVGIVSWGEGCDRDGKYGFYTHVFRLKKWIRKVIENQGR; from the exons ATGGCGCAGACCAAAACCAGCATACTGAGGGGCCTGCTCTTCTCCAGTCTTCTGCACCTCACCTTGAGCCATGCTGGAG ttttcctggaaaaggggCAGGCATTGTCACTGCTCAAGCGCCACCGACGTGCCAACAAGGGATTTCTAGAAGAGATGCTCAAGGGAAACCTGGAGCGAGAGTGCTTGGAGGAGACATGCAGTTATGAGGAGGCTTTCGAAGCCCTTGAATCCACCGATCAGACG gataCATTTTGGTCAAAATACCAAG TATGTCAGGGCCTGGGAAAGTCCAGGACAATTCTGGATGCTTGTCTAGAAG GTAATTGTGCTCTTGGGCTGGGCCAGAACTATCGGGGAACAATTAGCCAAACCAAGTCTGGGATTGAATGTCAAGTGTGGACAAGCAAGTATCCACATATTCCTAA ATTTAATGCCACCATTTATCCCAACCTCATTGAGAACTACTGCAGGAACCCAGACAACAACTCAGAAGGCCCATGGTGCTATACTCGAAACCCAACGGTAGAACGGGAGGCGTGTCCTGTCCCCGTGTGTG GTGAAGATAGAACAACAGTTCCATTTACTCCACCGGCCGTAGAACCTGCACCAGTGGAGCCTTGTGAACCAGAGAAAGGCATGCTTTACACAGGGACTCTCTCAGTCACTGTGTCTGGAGCTAAATGTCTGCCATGGAACTCTGAGAAAGCTAAAGAGGTGCTCCATGGAAAACAAACTGACCCAGaagtggagctgcaggagaattACTGTCGGAATCCAGACAGAGATGACGAGGGTGCCTGGTGTGTCACAGATCAATCACCCTACTTTGACTACTGTGATCTGCACTACTGTG ACAGCTCGCTAGAGGATGAGAACCAAGAGTCTGAGGGAATATCAGGACGTTCTACTACTCATAAAGAGTTCAAAACCTTCTTTGATGAAAAAACTTTTGGTTCAGGTGAAGCAG ATTGTGGCACTCGTCCtttatttgagaagaaaaagataacaGACAAAAGTGAGAGGGAGCTGTTGGATTCCTACACAGGAAGAGTTGTTGGTGGGGATGACGCAGAAGTTGGCAGCTCCCCCTG GCAGGTGATGCTCTACAAAAAGtctcctcaggagctgctgtgtggtGCCAGCCTCATCAGTGACAGCTGGATCCTGACTGCTGCTCATTGTCTTTTTTATCCACCCTGGGACAAGAACTTAAGTACAAGTGACATATTGGTGCGGATTGGCAAGCACGTAAGAGCAAA ATATGAAAAGAATAAAGAGAAGATTGCTCTGTTGGATAAAATCATCATCCATCCCAAGTACAACTGGAAAGAGAACATGGACCGAGACATTGCACTCATGCACTTAAAGAGACCCATCAGCTTCAGTGACTACATCCATCCTGTCTGCCTGCCTACCAAAGAGGTTGTGCAGAG GCTGATGCTGGCAGGTTACAAAGGGAGGGTAACTGGTTGGGGAAACTTGAAAGAAACATGGGCCACTAGCCCCTCCAACTTGCCCACAGTTCTGCAACAAGTCAATCTGCCCATTGTAGATCAAAGTACCTGCAAGGCATCCACCAGAGTCAAAGTCACTGACAACATGTTCTGTGCAG GTTACAGTCCTGATGCACTAAAGAGAGGAGATGCCTGtgaaggggacagtgggggaccTTTTGTAATGAAG AACCCAGATGACAACCGTTGGTATCAAGTGGGAATAGTTTCATGGGGAGAAGGCTGTGACCGAGATGGCAAATATGGATTTTACACTCATGTATTTCGCCTGAAAAAGTGGATACGAAAAGTCATCGAAAATCAGGGGCGATAG